From the genome of Spinacia oleracea cultivar Varoflay chromosome 2, BTI_SOV_V1, whole genome shotgun sequence, one region includes:
- the LOC110799888 gene encoding uncharacterized protein, whose product MKIISWNCRGTNDVRSLVVPYVVWLKEYFAPMFIFLSETKASLSNVESLVRSCKPTFVCGIDSIGSKGGLAVLGWCPYNVFCLFSSQNLVLCKIVVDSTNEMEILLVYGAPNVEVRLAVWGKMLDLILAFPTCLVLGDFNQLDLFSDKLGGSSSIKGWEAFIQWKLASNLSDVPFSGPPFTWSNKREDTDLILERLDRAYMSTDWFLKFPDSRVTNQPILISDHAAIVFETSHLGLKKHRPYQLEAWCLLFSDIASIVEEVWNLVIVGSPMFTLSRKLGLARNRIRNWCLKNKKSRGLTSNNSLTM is encoded by the coding sequence ATGAAAATAATCTCATGGAACTGCCGGGGAACTAATGACGTTCGTTCTCTAGTTGTTCCTTATGTGGTTTGGTTAAAGGAATATTTTGCTCCCATGTTCATATTTCTGTCAGAAACTAAGGCTAGTTTATCTAATGTAGAATCCTTAGTTAGGAGTTGTAAACCTACTTTTGTATGTGGAATTGACTCAATAGGGTCCAAGGGTGGTTTAGCAGTTTTAGGATGGTGCCCATATAATGTCTTTTGTCTTTTCTCCTCCCAAAATCTAGTGCTTTGTAAAATTGTAGTGGATAGTACGAATGAAATGGAAATTCTCCTTGTGTATGGAGCTCCTAATGTAGAGGTTAGGCTTGCTGTTTGGGGTAAGATGCTAGATCTTATACTCGCCTTTCCTACTTGTCTAGTTCTTGGAGATTTCAACCAACTTGACCTTTTCTCAGACAAATTGGGAGGGTCTTCTTCTATTAAGGGGTGGGAGGCATTTATTCAATGGAAATTGGCCTCGAACTTATCAGATGTCCCTTTCTCTGGTCCTCCTTTTACGTGGTCTAATAAAAGAGAGGATACAGATTTGATATTGGAAAGATTGGATAGGGCTTATATGTCTACTGACTggtttttaaaatttccagatAGTAGAGTAACTAATCAACCAATACTTATATCAGACCATGCTGCCATTGTTTTTGAAACCTCGCACTTAGGTTTGAAGAAACATAGACCATACCAACTTGAAGCTTGGTGTTTACTATTCTCTGATATTGCTTCTATTGTGGAAGAAGTTTGGAATTTGGTTATAGTGGGCTCTCCAATGTTCACTCTTTCGAGGAAATTAGGTTTAGCTCGTAATCGAATTCGTAATTGGTGTCTTAAGAATAAGAAATCTAGGGGATTAACTAGCAACAATTCTCTGACCATGTGA
- the LOC110799885 gene encoding dihydroorotate dehydrogenase (quinone), mitochondrial isoform X2, with product MGMTQRIRSSLPLFRRLTSQKSNLQTTLFSSHRSFATSSAPLPKNYNLKGRLLTGATIGLIIAGGAYVSTVDEATFCGWLFSATKLVNPFFALLDPEVAHRLAVSAAARGWVPREKRPDPSILGLEVWGRKFSNPIGLAAGFDKNAEAVDGLLGLGYGFVEVGSVTPVPQDGNPKPRIFRLREELAIINRCGFNSEGIQAVAKRLGAQHGKRKLDETSSTSSTANDGGKPGGKAGPGILGVNLGKNKTSEDAANDYVQGVHTLSQYADYLVINVSSPNTPGLRQLQGRKQLKDLVKKVQAARDEMQWGDEGPPPLLVKIAPDLSKQDLEDIAAIISNTTISRPDSVGQNALSQEVGGLSGKPLFNMSTSVLKEMYILTRGKIPLIGCGGIGSGEEAYKKIRAGATLVQLYTAFAYGGPALIPRIKAELAECLERDGYKSVNEAVGADCI from the exons ATGGGAATGACTCAACGGATAAGGTCAAGCCTCCCTCTCTTTCGTAGACTCACTTCCCAGAAATCAAATCTTCAAACCACGCTTTTCTCCTCCCACAGAAGCTTTGCTACTTCTTCTGCTCCTCTCCCCAAGAATTACAATCTCAag GGAAGATTATTGACAGGAGCAACAATTGGCTTAATTATAGCTGGAGGAGCTTATGTCAGTACAGTAGATGAAGCAACATTCTG TGGTTGGTTGTTTTCAGCGACAAAACTTGTGAATCCATTCTTTGCCCTGTTAGATCCAGAAGTTGCTCATAGATTGGCTGTCTCTGCTGCTGCACGCGGATGGGTTCCGAGAGAAAAAAGGCCTGATCCTTCCATACTAGGACTGGAAGTCTGGGGAAGAAAGTTCTCCAATCCTATTGGTCTTGCTGCTGGATTTGATAAAAATGCCGAGGCTGTTGATGGTCTGCTTGGTCTAGGTTATGGCTTCGTAGAAGTTGGCTCTGTAACTCCTGTTCCACAGGATGGTAATCCAAAGCCTCGTATCTTCAGATTGCGGGAAGAACT TGCGATCATCAATCGTTGTGGCTTTAATAGTGAGGGTATACAAGCTGTTGCAAAACGTTTAGGTGCACAGCACGGCAAGAGGAAGTTGGATGAGACTTCTAGCACTTCCTCAACTGCTAATGATGGGGGAAAACCCGGAGGAAAGGCTGGACCAGGGATTCTTGGTGTCAACCTTGGTAAGAATAAGACAAGCGAAGATGCTGCTAATGACTATGTACAAGGAGTGCACACATTATCACAGTATGCAGATTACCTG GTGATCAATGTATCATCACCAAATACACCTGGTCTGCGTCAGCTTCAAGGAAGAAAACAACTAAAGGATCTTGTTAAAAAG GTTCAAGCTGCCCGTGATGAAATGCAATGGGGGGATGAAGGTCCACCTCCGTTGCTTGTGAAAATTGCCCCAGATTTGTCTAAACAGGATCTCGAAGACATTGCTGCT ATTATATCAAATACGACTATTTCAAGACCTGACTCCGTCGGCCAGAATGCTCTTTCCCAGGAAGTCGGAGGTTTAAGTGGGAAGCCTTTGTTTAACATGTCAACCAGTGTCTTGAAGGAAATGTATATCTTAACAAGG GGGAAGATTCCTTTAATAGGCTGCGGTGGTATTGGCAG TGGTGAAGAGGCGTACAAGAAAATACGGGCTGGAGCTACACTAGTTCAACTCTACACTGCATTTGCCTATGGAGGACCTGCCCTTATTCCGCGAATAAAG GCTGAATTGGCTGAATGCTTGGAGAGGGATGGCTACAAGTCGGTCAACGAAGCTGTTGGTGCTGACTGCATTTAA
- the LOC110799885 gene encoding dihydroorotate dehydrogenase (quinone), mitochondrial isoform X1, translating to MGMTQRIRSSLPLFRRLTSQKSNLQTTLFSSHRSFATSSAPLPKNYNLKGRLLTGATIGLIIAGGAYVSTVDEATFCGWLFSATKLVNPFFALLDPEVAHRLAVSAAARGWVPREKRPDPSILGLEVWGRKFSNPIGLAAGFDKNAEAVDGLLGLGYGFVEVGSVTPVPQDGNPKPRIFRLREELAIINRCGFNSEGIQAVAKRLGAQHGKRKLDETSSTSSTANDGGKPGGKAGPGILGVNLGKNKTSEDAANDYVQGVHTLSQYADYLVINVSSPNTPGLRQLQGRKQLKDLVKKVQAARDEMQWGDEGPPPLLVKIAPDLSKQDLEDIAAVALALQVDGLIISNTTISRPDSVGQNALSQEVGGLSGKPLFNMSTSVLKEMYILTRGKIPLIGCGGIGSGEEAYKKIRAGATLVQLYTAFAYGGPALIPRIKAELAECLERDGYKSVNEAVGADCI from the exons ATGGGAATGACTCAACGGATAAGGTCAAGCCTCCCTCTCTTTCGTAGACTCACTTCCCAGAAATCAAATCTTCAAACCACGCTTTTCTCCTCCCACAGAAGCTTTGCTACTTCTTCTGCTCCTCTCCCCAAGAATTACAATCTCAag GGAAGATTATTGACAGGAGCAACAATTGGCTTAATTATAGCTGGAGGAGCTTATGTCAGTACAGTAGATGAAGCAACATTCTG TGGTTGGTTGTTTTCAGCGACAAAACTTGTGAATCCATTCTTTGCCCTGTTAGATCCAGAAGTTGCTCATAGATTGGCTGTCTCTGCTGCTGCACGCGGATGGGTTCCGAGAGAAAAAAGGCCTGATCCTTCCATACTAGGACTGGAAGTCTGGGGAAGAAAGTTCTCCAATCCTATTGGTCTTGCTGCTGGATTTGATAAAAATGCCGAGGCTGTTGATGGTCTGCTTGGTCTAGGTTATGGCTTCGTAGAAGTTGGCTCTGTAACTCCTGTTCCACAGGATGGTAATCCAAAGCCTCGTATCTTCAGATTGCGGGAAGAACT TGCGATCATCAATCGTTGTGGCTTTAATAGTGAGGGTATACAAGCTGTTGCAAAACGTTTAGGTGCACAGCACGGCAAGAGGAAGTTGGATGAGACTTCTAGCACTTCCTCAACTGCTAATGATGGGGGAAAACCCGGAGGAAAGGCTGGACCAGGGATTCTTGGTGTCAACCTTGGTAAGAATAAGACAAGCGAAGATGCTGCTAATGACTATGTACAAGGAGTGCACACATTATCACAGTATGCAGATTACCTG GTGATCAATGTATCATCACCAAATACACCTGGTCTGCGTCAGCTTCAAGGAAGAAAACAACTAAAGGATCTTGTTAAAAAG GTTCAAGCTGCCCGTGATGAAATGCAATGGGGGGATGAAGGTCCACCTCCGTTGCTTGTGAAAATTGCCCCAGATTTGTCTAAACAGGATCTCGAAGACATTGCTGCT GTTGCTCTTGCTCTCCAAGTAGATGGACTG ATTATATCAAATACGACTATTTCAAGACCTGACTCCGTCGGCCAGAATGCTCTTTCCCAGGAAGTCGGAGGTTTAAGTGGGAAGCCTTTGTTTAACATGTCAACCAGTGTCTTGAAGGAAATGTATATCTTAACAAGG GGGAAGATTCCTTTAATAGGCTGCGGTGGTATTGGCAG TGGTGAAGAGGCGTACAAGAAAATACGGGCTGGAGCTACACTAGTTCAACTCTACACTGCATTTGCCTATGGAGGACCTGCCCTTATTCCGCGAATAAAG GCTGAATTGGCTGAATGCTTGGAGAGGGATGGCTACAAGTCGGTCAACGAAGCTGTTGGTGCTGACTGCATTTAA